A region of Bacillus cabrialesii DNA encodes the following proteins:
- a CDS encoding Nif3-like dinuclear metal center hexameric protein codes for MAKSVNGQQIIQLFEQFSPKAYAVEGDKIGLQIGTLNKPIKNVMVTLDVLESVVDEAIEKEVDLIIAHHPPIFRPLKHIATDQPAGRLIEKCLKHDIAVYAAHTNLDVAEGGVNDLLAEALELSETEVLAPTYTDPLKKLAVYVPKEYEEQVRAALGNAGAGHIGEYSHCAFSSEGIGSFKPLDGAKPFIGEVGELELVHEVRLETVFPKSIEKAVIRAMIKSHPYEEVAYDIYPVEQSPAEKGLGRVGTLKNEMTLKEFALFVKDKLDVNGVRMVGEADSMVKKVAVLGGDGNKYIHHAKRKGADVYVTGDLYFHVAHDAMMLGLNVVDPGHYAEKIMKEGVTRKLTSMCKDKKLDINIFVSETDTNPFIFL; via the coding sequence ATGGCTAAAAGCGTAAATGGGCAGCAGATCATCCAACTGTTTGAACAATTTTCCCCGAAAGCCTATGCGGTTGAAGGTGATAAAATCGGCCTGCAAATCGGCACCTTAAACAAACCAATTAAAAATGTGATGGTTACCCTTGATGTGTTGGAGAGCGTTGTCGATGAAGCGATTGAAAAAGAGGTTGATTTGATTATTGCACATCATCCTCCTATTTTCAGACCGTTAAAGCATATTGCAACAGACCAGCCTGCCGGAAGGTTAATTGAAAAGTGTTTGAAGCATGATATCGCTGTTTATGCAGCTCATACAAATTTAGACGTTGCGGAAGGCGGCGTGAATGATTTGCTTGCTGAGGCATTAGAGCTGAGTGAGACGGAGGTGCTGGCGCCTACGTATACTGATCCTCTGAAAAAACTGGCAGTATACGTACCGAAGGAATATGAGGAGCAGGTCAGAGCCGCGCTCGGAAATGCGGGAGCCGGCCATATCGGCGAATACAGCCATTGCGCATTTTCATCTGAGGGAATCGGCAGCTTTAAGCCATTGGACGGCGCCAAGCCATTTATCGGTGAAGTGGGGGAGCTTGAGCTTGTTCATGAAGTAAGGCTTGAGACTGTGTTTCCTAAAAGCATCGAAAAAGCTGTGATAAGAGCAATGATAAAAAGCCATCCATACGAAGAAGTCGCTTACGACATCTATCCTGTCGAACAGTCTCCTGCAGAAAAAGGGCTCGGCCGTGTCGGAACCCTTAAAAATGAGATGACGCTCAAGGAATTCGCTTTATTTGTGAAAGACAAACTTGACGTCAATGGTGTCAGAATGGTGGGTGAGGCTGACAGCATGGTGAAAAAAGTAGCTGTTCTAGGCGGAGACGGAAATAAGTATATTCATCATGCAAAACGTAAGGGCGCCGATGTTTACGTCACAGGAGATTTATACTTCCACGTGGCCCATGATGCAATGATGCTTGGCCTGAATGTTGTTGATCCGGGCCATTACGCGGAAAAAATCATGAAAGAAGGCGTCACGAGAAAACTGACGTCAATGTGCAAAGATAAAAAGCTTGATATAAATATCTTTGTTTCTGAAACAGATACTAATCCATTTATATTTCTATAA
- the trmK gene encoding tRNA (adenine(22)-N(1))-methyltransferase TrmK, giving the protein MADIGSDHAYLPCYVVLNHKASGAIAGEITDGPFLSAKRQVEKSGLSSRISVRQGDGLEVIKKGEADAITIAGMGGSLIAHILEAGKDKLTGKERLILQPNIHAVHIREWLYKEGYALIDEVILEEDGKCYEVLVAEAGDRDAAYAGISLAAGMLVGPFLAKEKNKVFLKKWTQELKHTQNIHEQISQAASTEQNKQKLKELADRMELLKEVIDHG; this is encoded by the coding sequence ATGGCCGATATCGGATCTGACCACGCTTACCTTCCTTGTTATGTGGTGCTGAATCATAAAGCTAGCGGTGCAATTGCCGGAGAAATAACAGACGGCCCGTTTTTGTCTGCCAAGCGGCAGGTTGAAAAATCAGGCTTAAGCTCGCGAATTTCCGTAAGGCAGGGGGACGGCCTGGAAGTCATTAAAAAAGGTGAAGCCGATGCCATTACGATTGCCGGAATGGGCGGATCTTTGATTGCTCATATTTTAGAAGCGGGTAAAGACAAATTAACGGGGAAGGAACGACTTATTCTACAGCCGAATATTCATGCTGTTCATATCAGAGAGTGGCTTTATAAAGAAGGATATGCGCTGATAGATGAGGTGATCCTTGAAGAAGATGGAAAGTGCTATGAGGTGCTTGTGGCTGAAGCGGGAGACAGAGATGCGGCATATGCCGGTATTTCGTTAGCTGCCGGAATGCTAGTCGGCCCATTCTTGGCAAAAGAAAAGAATAAAGTCTTCTTAAAAAAATGGACACAAGAGCTTAAGCATACACAAAACATTCATGAACAGATCAGCCAAGCTGCAAGTACAGAGCAAAATAAACAGAAATTAAAGGAGCTTGCCGATCGAATGGAACTGCTGAAGGAGGTTATTGATCATGGCTAA